One segment of Panicum virgatum strain AP13 chromosome 3K, P.virgatum_v5, whole genome shotgun sequence DNA contains the following:
- the LOC120698996 gene encoding O-fucosyltransferase 6-like isoform X1, with amino-acid sequence MKPYKMWVPRKCTPRCYLNRVLPALLKKLVIRMTKYDYRLSNKLDTDLQKLRCRVNYHALRFTDPIQELGERLIQRMRKKGRYFIALHLRFEPDMLAFSGCYYGGGEKERKELAAIRRRWRTLHIRDPEKGRRQGRCPLTPEEVGLMLRALRYRSDVPIYVASGEIYGGEDTLAPLKALFPNFHTKETLSGDEELSPFLKFSSRMAAIDFIVCDESDAFVANNIGNMAKILAGRRRYFGHKRTIRPNAKQLYPLFMKRGNMSWDAFSAQMRIIQKGYMGDPMEITSGRGEFHANPAACICIKTSGNTVAKSIYRSNKEPANDTGIRKAVVGPPYPVYTDEEADGSDTEDDQDTTARGEMIDAEPDDDSVVRQEDPELEEILSD; translated from the exons ATGAAGCCTTATAAAATGTGGGTCCCCCGAAAATGTACTCCACGGTGTTATTTGAACCGCGTCTTACCGGCACTTCTGAAGAAACTT GTTATTCGAATGACTAAATATGATTATAGGCTCTCAAATAAGTTGGACACTGACCTGCAAAAACTGCGTTGCAGAGTCAATTATCATGCTTTGAGATTTACTGACCCGATACAAGAATTAGGTGAAAGGCTAATACAACGAATGCGAAAAAAGGGCAGATATTTTATTGCTCTTCATCTGAG ATTTGAACCTGATATGCTTGCCTTTTCTGGGTGCTATTATGGTGGTGGAGAAAAGGAGAGGAAAGAATTAGCTGCAATTCGCAGACGATGGAGAACCTTGCAT ATACGTGACCCAGAGAAAGGAAGAAGGCAAGGTAGATGTCCATTAACTCCTGAGGAGGTAGGTCTGATGTTGAGGGCGTTACGCTACAGAAGTGATGTCCCCATTTATGTTGCTTCTGGTGAGATATATGGAGGGGAAGATACTTTAGCACCCCTCAAAGCGCTCTTTCCCAATTTCCATACAAAAGAAACACTGTCTGGCGATGAGGAGCTTTCTCCATTCTTGAAGTTCTCATCTCGCATGGCTGCAATTGATTTCATTGTCTGTGATGAAAGTGATGCTTTCGTGGCTAACAACATCGGTAATATGGCCAAAATTCTGGCTGGGCGAAG GAGATATTTTGGCCACAAGAGAACAATCCGACCAAATGCTAAACAGCTCTATCCCTTATTTATGAAGAGGGGAAATATGTCATGGGATGCATTCTCCGCCCAGATGCGAATAATCCAGAAAGGATATATGGGCGATCCCATGGAAATCACATCAGGAAGAGGCGAATTTCATGCGAACCCAGCCGCCTGTATATGTATAAAGACCAGCGGAAACACAGTAGCAAAGTCCATTTATAGAAGCAACAAGGAACCTGCAAATGACACTGGAATAAGGAAAGCCGTTGTTGGACCACCATATCCTGTTTATACTGATGAAGAAGCAGATGGATCTGATACAGAAGATGATCAGGATACCACCGCAAGAGGAGAGATGATCGATGCTGAACCCGACGATGACTCTGTGGTCAGACAAGAGGATCCTGAGCTAGAGGAGATCCTGTCAGATTAG
- the LOC120698996 gene encoding O-fucosyltransferase 6-like isoform X2, producing MTKYDYRLSNKLDTDLQKLRCRVNYHALRFTDPIQELGERLIQRMRKKGRYFIALHLRFEPDMLAFSGCYYGGGEKERKELAAIRRRWRTLHIRDPEKGRRQGRCPLTPEEVGLMLRALRYRSDVPIYVASGEIYGGEDTLAPLKALFPNFHTKETLSGDEELSPFLKFSSRMAAIDFIVCDESDAFVANNIGNMAKILAGRRRYFGHKRTIRPNAKQLYPLFMKRGNMSWDAFSAQMRIIQKGYMGDPMEITSGRGEFHANPAACICIKTSGNTVAKSIYRSNKEPANDTGIRKAVVGPPYPVYTDEEADGSDTEDDQDTTARGEMIDAEPDDDSVVRQEDPELEEILSD from the exons ATGACTAAATATGATTATAGGCTCTCAAATAAGTTGGACACTGACCTGCAAAAACTGCGTTGCAGAGTCAATTATCATGCTTTGAGATTTACTGACCCGATACAAGAATTAGGTGAAAGGCTAATACAACGAATGCGAAAAAAGGGCAGATATTTTATTGCTCTTCATCTGAG ATTTGAACCTGATATGCTTGCCTTTTCTGGGTGCTATTATGGTGGTGGAGAAAAGGAGAGGAAAGAATTAGCTGCAATTCGCAGACGATGGAGAACCTTGCAT ATACGTGACCCAGAGAAAGGAAGAAGGCAAGGTAGATGTCCATTAACTCCTGAGGAGGTAGGTCTGATGTTGAGGGCGTTACGCTACAGAAGTGATGTCCCCATTTATGTTGCTTCTGGTGAGATATATGGAGGGGAAGATACTTTAGCACCCCTCAAAGCGCTCTTTCCCAATTTCCATACAAAAGAAACACTGTCTGGCGATGAGGAGCTTTCTCCATTCTTGAAGTTCTCATCTCGCATGGCTGCAATTGATTTCATTGTCTGTGATGAAAGTGATGCTTTCGTGGCTAACAACATCGGTAATATGGCCAAAATTCTGGCTGGGCGAAG GAGATATTTTGGCCACAAGAGAACAATCCGACCAAATGCTAAACAGCTCTATCCCTTATTTATGAAGAGGGGAAATATGTCATGGGATGCATTCTCCGCCCAGATGCGAATAATCCAGAAAGGATATATGGGCGATCCCATGGAAATCACATCAGGAAGAGGCGAATTTCATGCGAACCCAGCCGCCTGTATATGTATAAAGACCAGCGGAAACACAGTAGCAAAGTCCATTTATAGAAGCAACAAGGAACCTGCAAATGACACTGGAATAAGGAAAGCCGTTGTTGGACCACCATATCCTGTTTATACTGATGAAGAAGCAGATGGATCTGATACAGAAGATGATCAGGATACCACCGCAAGAGGAGAGATGATCGATGCTGAACCCGACGATGACTCTGTGGTCAGACAAGAGGATCCTGAGCTAGAGGAGATCCTGTCAGATTAG
- the LOC120698996 gene encoding O-fucosyltransferase 6-like isoform X3: MRKKGRYFIALHLRFEPDMLAFSGCYYGGGEKERKELAAIRRRWRTLHIRDPEKGRRQGRCPLTPEEVGLMLRALRYRSDVPIYVASGEIYGGEDTLAPLKALFPNFHTKETLSGDEELSPFLKFSSRMAAIDFIVCDESDAFVANNIGNMAKILAGRRRYFGHKRTIRPNAKQLYPLFMKRGNMSWDAFSAQMRIIQKGYMGDPMEITSGRGEFHANPAACICIKTSGNTVAKSIYRSNKEPANDTGIRKAVVGPPYPVYTDEEADGSDTEDDQDTTARGEMIDAEPDDDSVVRQEDPELEEILSD, encoded by the exons ATGCGAAAAAAGGGCAGATATTTTATTGCTCTTCATCTGAG ATTTGAACCTGATATGCTTGCCTTTTCTGGGTGCTATTATGGTGGTGGAGAAAAGGAGAGGAAAGAATTAGCTGCAATTCGCAGACGATGGAGAACCTTGCAT ATACGTGACCCAGAGAAAGGAAGAAGGCAAGGTAGATGTCCATTAACTCCTGAGGAGGTAGGTCTGATGTTGAGGGCGTTACGCTACAGAAGTGATGTCCCCATTTATGTTGCTTCTGGTGAGATATATGGAGGGGAAGATACTTTAGCACCCCTCAAAGCGCTCTTTCCCAATTTCCATACAAAAGAAACACTGTCTGGCGATGAGGAGCTTTCTCCATTCTTGAAGTTCTCATCTCGCATGGCTGCAATTGATTTCATTGTCTGTGATGAAAGTGATGCTTTCGTGGCTAACAACATCGGTAATATGGCCAAAATTCTGGCTGGGCGAAG GAGATATTTTGGCCACAAGAGAACAATCCGACCAAATGCTAAACAGCTCTATCCCTTATTTATGAAGAGGGGAAATATGTCATGGGATGCATTCTCCGCCCAGATGCGAATAATCCAGAAAGGATATATGGGCGATCCCATGGAAATCACATCAGGAAGAGGCGAATTTCATGCGAACCCAGCCGCCTGTATATGTATAAAGACCAGCGGAAACACAGTAGCAAAGTCCATTTATAGAAGCAACAAGGAACCTGCAAATGACACTGGAATAAGGAAAGCCGTTGTTGGACCACCATATCCTGTTTATACTGATGAAGAAGCAGATGGATCTGATACAGAAGATGATCAGGATACCACCGCAAGAGGAGAGATGATCGATGCTGAACCCGACGATGACTCTGTGGTCAGACAAGAGGATCCTGAGCTAGAGGAGATCCTGTCAGATTAG